In Zingiber officinale cultivar Zhangliang chromosome 1A, Zo_v1.1, whole genome shotgun sequence, a genomic segment contains:
- the LOC122016819 gene encoding probable WRKY transcription factor 56 isoform X2: protein MSGREVDGDELSRRCDFSFHDDLSPTQRERHDFMREFLDESTLTMDYLLPGGDHGAARASTPVTPNFSMSSTSAELGGEEDSGPCSKKKEKMEEEDNSRRINRQAKQKLGEKRQREPRFAFMTKSKVDNLEDGYRWRKYGQKAVKNSGYPRSYYRCTAQKCNVKKMVERCHRDPTTVITTYEGKHNHHSPAVNPIRSSPAVALAPANFGHFDHRVMCSSGNSGINDMHQLNTACGGFLSNPSTYLPSLTPPYLPQLQVPADHGLLQDILPRMSHSDIKRL, encoded by the exons ATGTCCGGCCGGGAGGTCGACGGAGATGAGCTCAGCCGCCGCTGTGACTTCTCCTTCCACGACGATCTCTCGCCGACACAGCGCGAGCGGCATGATTTCATGAGGGAATTCTTGGACGAGTCCACGTTGACCATGGATTACTTGCTGCCGGGCGGTGATCATGGAGCGGCCAGGGCGAGTACTCCGGTGACGCCCAACTTCTCGATGTCATCCACATCGGCCGAGCTCGGAGGGGAGGAGGACTCCGGGCCGTGCagcaagaagaaggaaaagatggAGGAGGAGGACAA TTCACGCAGGATTAACAGGCAGGCAAAGCAGAAATTAGGAGAGAAAAGGCAGAGGGAGCCCAGGTTTGCTTTCATGACCAAGAGCAAGGTCGACAACCTTGAAGATGGCTACAGGTGGAGAAAGTATGGCCAGAAGGCAGTCAAGAACAGTGGTTATCCGAG AAGCTACTACCGCTGCACGGCTCAGAAGTGCAATGTGAAGAAGATGGTCGAAAGGTGCCACCGAGATCCAACCACCGTGATCACAACTTATGAAGGGAAGCACAATCACCACAGTCCAGCAGTGAACCCAATTAGGAGCTCTCCGGCGGTGGCGTTGGCGCCGGCGAACTTTGGGCATTTTGATCACCGAGTAATGTGCTCGTCAGGAAATTCCGGCATTAACGATATGCATCAGCTTAACACTGCATGTGGAGGATTCTTGTCAAACCCTAGCACGTATTTGCCAAGTCTAACACCTCCTTATCTTCCCCAGCTTCAAGTGCCGGCCGATCATGGTCTACTGCAAGACATTTTGCCCAGGATGAGCCACAGCGACATAAAACGATTGTAA
- the LOC122016819 gene encoding WRKY transcription factor 28-like isoform X1, translating to MSGREVDGDELSRRCDFSFHDDLSPTQRERHDFMREFLDESTLTMDYLLPGGDHGAARASTPVTPNFSMSSTSAELGGEEDSGPCSKKKEKMEEEDKKVSRRINRQAKQKLGEKRQREPRFAFMTKSKVDNLEDGYRWRKYGQKAVKNSGYPRSYYRCTAQKCNVKKMVERCHRDPTTVITTYEGKHNHHSPAVNPIRSSPAVALAPANFGHFDHRVMCSSGNSGINDMHQLNTACGGFLSNPSTYLPSLTPPYLPQLQVPADHGLLQDILPRMSHSDIKRL from the exons ATGTCCGGCCGGGAGGTCGACGGAGATGAGCTCAGCCGCCGCTGTGACTTCTCCTTCCACGACGATCTCTCGCCGACACAGCGCGAGCGGCATGATTTCATGAGGGAATTCTTGGACGAGTCCACGTTGACCATGGATTACTTGCTGCCGGGCGGTGATCATGGAGCGGCCAGGGCGAGTACTCCGGTGACGCCCAACTTCTCGATGTCATCCACATCGGCCGAGCTCGGAGGGGAGGAGGACTCCGGGCCGTGCagcaagaagaaggaaaagatggAGGAGGAGGACAAGAAAGT TTCACGCAGGATTAACAGGCAGGCAAAGCAGAAATTAGGAGAGAAAAGGCAGAGGGAGCCCAGGTTTGCTTTCATGACCAAGAGCAAGGTCGACAACCTTGAAGATGGCTACAGGTGGAGAAAGTATGGCCAGAAGGCAGTCAAGAACAGTGGTTATCCGAG AAGCTACTACCGCTGCACGGCTCAGAAGTGCAATGTGAAGAAGATGGTCGAAAGGTGCCACCGAGATCCAACCACCGTGATCACAACTTATGAAGGGAAGCACAATCACCACAGTCCAGCAGTGAACCCAATTAGGAGCTCTCCGGCGGTGGCGTTGGCGCCGGCGAACTTTGGGCATTTTGATCACCGAGTAATGTGCTCGTCAGGAAATTCCGGCATTAACGATATGCATCAGCTTAACACTGCATGTGGAGGATTCTTGTCAAACCCTAGCACGTATTTGCCAAGTCTAACACCTCCTTATCTTCCCCAGCTTCAAGTGCCGGCCGATCATGGTCTACTGCAAGACATTTTGCCCAGGATGAGCCACAGCGACATAAAACGATTGTAA
- the LOC122016837 gene encoding mitogen-activated protein kinase 10-like isoform X1, with protein sequence MQQDQRKKNSPELEFFSDYGDANRYKIQEVIGKGSYGVVCSAIDTHTGEKVAIKKIHDIFEHISDAVRILREIKLLRLLRHPDIVEIKHIMLPSSRRDFKDIYVVFELMESDLHQVIKANDDLTKEHYQFFLYQLLRALKYIHTANVYHRDLKPKNILANANCKLKICDFGLARVAFSDTPTTIFWTDYVATRWYRAPELCGSFFSKYTPAIDIWSIGCIFAEVLTGKPLFPGKNVVHQLDLMTDLLGTPSLDTISRVRNEKARRYLSSMRKKQSVPLAQKFPNADPLALKLLERLLAFDPKDRPTAEEALADPYFKGLAKVEREPFCQPITKMEFEFERRRLTKDDIRELIFREILEYHPQLLKDYVNGTERTNFLYPRFDVHVHDPSIFLYISFSGIFLFSILPVFCFCLCSAVDQFRKQFAYLEENGGKSGPVIPLDRKHVSLPRSTVVHSSTASPMGQTNMGTSRDRQGSDEACKNPRETERLSGNITRTSQAPQRVPTARPGKAIGPVLPYDSVTVKDAYDPRRFIRNPVLTPQPSAYCFPGSSGKLDSYNREPMEAESESVQHKPPQPHLHNKMASDIALEMRASPFYLTGTKTERIERDSSILEASLVHAKSPYNGLVAAAAAGAVAHRKVGTVQFGMTKMY encoded by the exons ATGCAGCAAGATCAGCGTAAGAAG AATTCACCGGAGCTAGAGTTTTTCAGCGACTATGGTGATGCTAACAGATATAAAATTCAGGAGGTTATTGGCAAAGGTAGCTACGGAGTGGTCTGTTCAGCAATTGATACACATACTGGCGAGAAGGTCGCAATCAAGAAGATCCATGATATTtttgagcacatctctgatgcTGTCAGAATCCTTCGTGAGATCAAACTTCTTCGTCTTCTAAGACATCCTGACATAGTTGAAATCAAACACATAATGCTGCCTTCGTCAAGGAGGGATTTCAAAGATATTTATGTTGTTTTTGAGCTCATGGAGTCTGATCTTCACCAAGTCATTAAGGCAAATGATGACTTGACAAAAGAACACTATCAATTTTTTCTTTATCAGTTGCTCCGTGCTTTAAAATATATCCACACAG CTAATGTGTATCATCGTGATTTAAAGCCAAAGAACATACTAGCAAATGCAAACTGCAAACTGAAGATTTGTGATTTTGGATTAGCAAGAGTTGCATTTAGTGATACTCCCACAACAATTTTTTGGACG GATTATGTTGCAACCAGATGGTACAGGGCCCCTGAGTTATGTGGATCATTTTTTTCTAAG TATACTCCTGCTATTGATATTTGGAGCATTGGTTGCATATTTGCTGAAGTACTAACAGGCAAGCCACTCTTCCCTGGCAAAAATGTGGTTCATCAGTTGGATTTGATGACTGATCTTCTGGGGACACCTTCCTTGGATACAATTTCTCGG GTTCGAAATGAGAAAGCAAGGAGGTATTTGAGCAGCATGAGGAAGAAACAATCAGTACCACTTGCACAGAAGTTTCCCAATGCAGATCCATTGGCATTAAAACTTTTAGAGAGGCTGCTAGCCTTTGATCCGAAGGATAGACCAACTGCTGAAGAG GCACTGGCTGATCCATATTTTAAAGGTCTTGCCAAAGTAGAGAGGGAACCATTTTGCCAACCCATCACAAAAATGGAGTTTGAGTTTGAGCGCAGAAGGTTGACTAAAGATGACATTCGAGAGCTTATCTTTCGTGAGATATTGGAGTATCATCCTCAGTTACTCAAAGACTACGTTAATGGAACTGAAAGAACAAATTTTCTGTATCCTAGGTTTGATGTTCATGTTCACGACCCTTCAATATTTTTATACATCTCTTTCTCAGGTATTTTCTTATTCTCAATACTCCCTGTTTTCTGTTTCTGTTTATGCAGTGCTGTGGATCAGTTTAGAAAGCAATTTGCTTACCTTGAGGAGAATGGTGGTAAAAGTGGACCTGTAATTCCACTAGATAGGAAACATGTTTCTCTTCCTAG GTCAACGGTTGTCCATTCTTCAACTGCTTCTCCAATGGGACAAACCAATATGGGCACTTCCAGAGACAGACAAGGCAGTGATGAGGCTTGCAAGAATCCTCGAGAAACCGAAAGGTTGTCTGGAAATATAACAAGGACTTCGCAGGCACCACAACGGGTTCCAACTG CTCGGCCAGGAAAAGCTATTGGTCCTGTCTTGCCTTACGATAGTGTGACTGTGAAAGATGCCTATGATCCTAGACGGTTCATTAGGAATCCTGTTCTTACACCACAACCTTCAGCATATTGTTTTCCTGGTAGCTCGGGCAAGTTGGATAGCTACAATAGAGAACCAATGGAAGCCGAAAGTGAATCCGTTCAACATAAGCCTCCACAACCACACTTGCACAATAAGATGGCATCGGATATAGCTCTCGAGATGAGAGCATCCCCATTTTATCTCACAGGAACTAAGACCGAGCGGATCGAGAGGGACAGCAGCATACTGGAAGCAAGCCTGGTGCATGCAAAATCTCCTTACAATGGACTTGTAGCAGCCGCTGCAGCAGGTGCTGTAGCGCATAGAAAAGTTGGCACTGTTCAGTTTGGTATGACCAAGATGTATTAG
- the LOC122016837 gene encoding mitogen-activated protein kinase 10-like isoform X2 has protein sequence MQQDQRKKNSPELEFFSDYGDANRYKIQEVIGKGSYGVVCSAIDTHTGEKVAIKKIHDIFEHISDAVRILREIKLLRLLRHPDIVEIKHIMLPSSRRDFKDIYVVFELMESDLHQVIKANDDLTKEHYQFFLYQLLRALKYIHTANVYHRDLKPKNILANANCKLKICDFGLARVAFSDTPTTIFWTDYVATRWYRAPELCGSFFSKYTPAIDIWSIGCIFAEVLTGKPLFPGKNVVHQLDLMTDLLGTPSLDTISRVRNEKARRYLSSMRKKQSVPLAQKFPNADPLALKLLERLLAFDPKDRPTAEEALADPYFKGLAKVEREPFCQPITKMEFEFERRRLTKDDIRELIFREILEYHPQLLKDYVNGTERTNFLYPSAVDQFRKQFAYLEENGGKSGPVIPLDRKHVSLPRSTVVHSSTASPMGQTNMGTSRDRQGSDEACKNPRETERLSGNITRTSQAPQRVPTARPGKAIGPVLPYDSVTVKDAYDPRRFIRNPVLTPQPSAYCFPGSSGKLDSYNREPMEAESESVQHKPPQPHLHNKMASDIALEMRASPFYLTGTKTERIERDSSILEASLVHAKSPYNGLVAAAAAGAVAHRKVGTVQFGMTKMY, from the exons ATGCAGCAAGATCAGCGTAAGAAG AATTCACCGGAGCTAGAGTTTTTCAGCGACTATGGTGATGCTAACAGATATAAAATTCAGGAGGTTATTGGCAAAGGTAGCTACGGAGTGGTCTGTTCAGCAATTGATACACATACTGGCGAGAAGGTCGCAATCAAGAAGATCCATGATATTtttgagcacatctctgatgcTGTCAGAATCCTTCGTGAGATCAAACTTCTTCGTCTTCTAAGACATCCTGACATAGTTGAAATCAAACACATAATGCTGCCTTCGTCAAGGAGGGATTTCAAAGATATTTATGTTGTTTTTGAGCTCATGGAGTCTGATCTTCACCAAGTCATTAAGGCAAATGATGACTTGACAAAAGAACACTATCAATTTTTTCTTTATCAGTTGCTCCGTGCTTTAAAATATATCCACACAG CTAATGTGTATCATCGTGATTTAAAGCCAAAGAACATACTAGCAAATGCAAACTGCAAACTGAAGATTTGTGATTTTGGATTAGCAAGAGTTGCATTTAGTGATACTCCCACAACAATTTTTTGGACG GATTATGTTGCAACCAGATGGTACAGGGCCCCTGAGTTATGTGGATCATTTTTTTCTAAG TATACTCCTGCTATTGATATTTGGAGCATTGGTTGCATATTTGCTGAAGTACTAACAGGCAAGCCACTCTTCCCTGGCAAAAATGTGGTTCATCAGTTGGATTTGATGACTGATCTTCTGGGGACACCTTCCTTGGATACAATTTCTCGG GTTCGAAATGAGAAAGCAAGGAGGTATTTGAGCAGCATGAGGAAGAAACAATCAGTACCACTTGCACAGAAGTTTCCCAATGCAGATCCATTGGCATTAAAACTTTTAGAGAGGCTGCTAGCCTTTGATCCGAAGGATAGACCAACTGCTGAAGAG GCACTGGCTGATCCATATTTTAAAGGTCTTGCCAAAGTAGAGAGGGAACCATTTTGCCAACCCATCACAAAAATGGAGTTTGAGTTTGAGCGCAGAAGGTTGACTAAAGATGACATTCGAGAGCTTATCTTTCGTGAGATATTGGAGTATCATCCTCAGTTACTCAAAGACTACGTTAATGGAACTGAAAGAACAAATTTTCTGTATCCTAG TGCTGTGGATCAGTTTAGAAAGCAATTTGCTTACCTTGAGGAGAATGGTGGTAAAAGTGGACCTGTAATTCCACTAGATAGGAAACATGTTTCTCTTCCTAG GTCAACGGTTGTCCATTCTTCAACTGCTTCTCCAATGGGACAAACCAATATGGGCACTTCCAGAGACAGACAAGGCAGTGATGAGGCTTGCAAGAATCCTCGAGAAACCGAAAGGTTGTCTGGAAATATAACAAGGACTTCGCAGGCACCACAACGGGTTCCAACTG CTCGGCCAGGAAAAGCTATTGGTCCTGTCTTGCCTTACGATAGTGTGACTGTGAAAGATGCCTATGATCCTAGACGGTTCATTAGGAATCCTGTTCTTACACCACAACCTTCAGCATATTGTTTTCCTGGTAGCTCGGGCAAGTTGGATAGCTACAATAGAGAACCAATGGAAGCCGAAAGTGAATCCGTTCAACATAAGCCTCCACAACCACACTTGCACAATAAGATGGCATCGGATATAGCTCTCGAGATGAGAGCATCCCCATTTTATCTCACAGGAACTAAGACCGAGCGGATCGAGAGGGACAGCAGCATACTGGAAGCAAGCCTGGTGCATGCAAAATCTCCTTACAATGGACTTGTAGCAGCCGCTGCAGCAGGTGCTGTAGCGCATAGAAAAGTTGGCACTGTTCAGTTTGGTATGACCAAGATGTATTAG